The following are encoded together in the Thunnus maccoyii chromosome 18, fThuMac1.1, whole genome shotgun sequence genome:
- the arhgdig gene encoding rho GDP-dissociation inhibitor 3: MADKDLSIGEEEDDRNLNYNPPAQKSLQEIQDLDKDDESLVKYKQTLLGTGPMTVSSGPNVQVTRLTLLCDEAPGPISIDLTGDLDALKRKSFTLKEGVSYRLKIHFKVNREIVAGLRYHHVATRKGITVDKVSYMVGSYGPRAEEHEFLSPADEAPKGMISRGQYQVKSRFIDDDKNVYLDWVWCFDIKKDWDE; the protein is encoded by the exons ATGGCTGACAAGGATTTGTCCATcggggaggaagaggatgacAGAAACCTCAACTACAACCCTCCGGCCCAGAAGTCTTTGCAGGAGATTCAGGATTTGGACAAAGATGACGAGAGCTTGGTCAAATACAAGCAGACCCTGCTGGGGACGGGTCCaatgacag TGTCCTCTGGGCCTAACGTCCAGGTGACCAGACTGACCCTGTTGTGTGATGAAGCTCCTGGACCAATCTCCATTGACCTGACAG GAGACCTGGACGCTCTGAAGAGGAAGAGCTTCACCTTAAAGGAAGGAGTGAGCTACAGACTAAAGATACACTTTAAG gtgaaCAGAGAAATCGTTGCTGGCTTGAGGTACCATCATGTGGCCACCAGGAAAGGAATAACAG TGGACAAGGTCTCGTACATGGTGGGAAGTTACGGCCCACGGGCGGAGGAGCACGAGTTTCTGTCCCCGGCTGACGAGGCGCCCAAAGGCATGATATCACGCGGCCAATACCAGGTGAAGTCCCGCTTCATCGACGACGACAAGAACGTCTACTTGGACTGGGTGTGGTGCTTCGACATCAAGAAGGACTGGGATGaatag